A genomic region of Sander vitreus isolate 19-12246 chromosome 11, sanVit1, whole genome shotgun sequence contains the following coding sequences:
- the trim13 gene encoding tripartite motif-containing 13 isoform X1 produces MIALHCASQQLDTMEQLEEELTCPICCGLFEDPRVLLCSHSFCKKCLEGLLEGNRGLAYRTPFKCPTCRKETPHNGANSLQINYSLRGIVEKYSKIRVMPKLSICKQHYGQPLNIFCATDLNLICGFCATTDDHKGHTFCSFEDAYEREKEAFEELLRGLESWQSADVLSCLETLQASKKKALQSVTKDAEKVTDYFDKLISTIECKKNEILSDFETLKLVVMQAYDPEIAKLSAAMEEHRRALSIAESFKSIADPLCFLQQMQEFREKLKVLKETPLPSRKDTDVGPLVRNFDVKKWDSLRLREVDKIAVPHESGSYRTGGSRMAAPRWIALFMGVLLPTLLLLQPHNLEAYVPSQIEPLLTAVSSHLTHTGVYLREMTMYTSLMGAGQECIANLIDSTVSFIGSFNY; encoded by the exons ATGATTGCGTTGCACTGTGCGTCTCAGCAGCTG GATACCATGGAGCAGCTAGAAGAGGAACTTACGTGCCCTATCTGCTGCGGTCTCTTCGAGGACCCGCGGGTTTTGCTGTGCTCGCACAGCTTTTGCAAAAAGTGCTTGGAGGGACTCTTGGAGGGGAACCGAGGTCTAGCTTACAGGACACCTTTCAAATGCCCCACATGCCGCAAAGAGACCCCTCACAACGGCGCGAACAGCCTGCAGATCAACTACTCTCTACGCGGAATAGTGGAGAAGTACAGCAAAATAAGGGTTATGCCTAAGCTGTCAATCTGTAAACAACACTATGGCCAGCCTCTAAACATATTTTGCGCCACGGACTTAAATCTAATTTGTGGGTTTTGCGCAACAACAGATGACCACAAAGGGCATACATTCTGCTCCTTTGAGGATGCATATGAACGAGAGAAGGAGGCGTTTGAGGAGCTGCTTCGCGGGTTGGAGAGCTGGCAGAGCGCAGATGTCCTGTCCTGCCTGGAGACACTACAAGCCAGTAAGAAAAAGGCGCTTCAGTCAGTGACCAAGGACGCAGAGAAGGTAACAGACTATTTCGACAAACTCATCAGTACCATCGAATGCAAAAAGAATGAGATCCTCTCGGATTTTGAAACACTGAAGCTGGTGGTGATGCAAGCATACGACCCGGAGATTGCCAAACTGAGCGCAGCGATGGAGGAGCATAGACGTGCGCTCAGCATCGCTGAGTCTTTCAAGAGCATCGCCGACCCCCTGTGCTTTCTGCAGCAGATGCAGGAGTTTCGGGAGAAGTTGAAGGTCCTTAAGGAGACTCCCCTGCCCTCTCGGAAAGACACGGACGTCGGTCCCCTTGTGCGCAATTTCGATGTTAAAAAGTGGGACTCACTGAGGCTCCGAGAAGTGGACAAGATCGCAGTCCCCCACGAGAGTGGCTCCTACCGAACGGGGGGTTCACGGATGGCAGCGCCAAGATGGATCGCCTTATTTATGGGTGTGTTACTGCCAACACTACTCCTGCTGCAGCCGCACAACCTTGAAGCCTACGTGCCCTCGCAGATTGAACCGCTTCTCACTGCCGTTTCCTCGCACCTTACTCACACTGGTGTGTACCTGCGGGAAATGACAATGTACACAAGTTTAATGGGTGCAGGTCAGGAATGTATTGCTAACTTAATTGACTCTACCGTCAGTTTTATTGGCAGTTTTAATTACTAG
- the trim13 gene encoding tripartite motif-containing 13 isoform X2: MEQLEEELTCPICCGLFEDPRVLLCSHSFCKKCLEGLLEGNRGLAYRTPFKCPTCRKETPHNGANSLQINYSLRGIVEKYSKIRVMPKLSICKQHYGQPLNIFCATDLNLICGFCATTDDHKGHTFCSFEDAYEREKEAFEELLRGLESWQSADVLSCLETLQASKKKALQSVTKDAEKVTDYFDKLISTIECKKNEILSDFETLKLVVMQAYDPEIAKLSAAMEEHRRALSIAESFKSIADPLCFLQQMQEFREKLKVLKETPLPSRKDTDVGPLVRNFDVKKWDSLRLREVDKIAVPHESGSYRTGGSRMAAPRWIALFMGVLLPTLLLLQPHNLEAYVPSQIEPLLTAVSSHLTHTGVYLREMTMYTSLMGAGQECIANLIDSTVSFIGSFNY, encoded by the coding sequence ATGGAGCAGCTAGAAGAGGAACTTACGTGCCCTATCTGCTGCGGTCTCTTCGAGGACCCGCGGGTTTTGCTGTGCTCGCACAGCTTTTGCAAAAAGTGCTTGGAGGGACTCTTGGAGGGGAACCGAGGTCTAGCTTACAGGACACCTTTCAAATGCCCCACATGCCGCAAAGAGACCCCTCACAACGGCGCGAACAGCCTGCAGATCAACTACTCTCTACGCGGAATAGTGGAGAAGTACAGCAAAATAAGGGTTATGCCTAAGCTGTCAATCTGTAAACAACACTATGGCCAGCCTCTAAACATATTTTGCGCCACGGACTTAAATCTAATTTGTGGGTTTTGCGCAACAACAGATGACCACAAAGGGCATACATTCTGCTCCTTTGAGGATGCATATGAACGAGAGAAGGAGGCGTTTGAGGAGCTGCTTCGCGGGTTGGAGAGCTGGCAGAGCGCAGATGTCCTGTCCTGCCTGGAGACACTACAAGCCAGTAAGAAAAAGGCGCTTCAGTCAGTGACCAAGGACGCAGAGAAGGTAACAGACTATTTCGACAAACTCATCAGTACCATCGAATGCAAAAAGAATGAGATCCTCTCGGATTTTGAAACACTGAAGCTGGTGGTGATGCAAGCATACGACCCGGAGATTGCCAAACTGAGCGCAGCGATGGAGGAGCATAGACGTGCGCTCAGCATCGCTGAGTCTTTCAAGAGCATCGCCGACCCCCTGTGCTTTCTGCAGCAGATGCAGGAGTTTCGGGAGAAGTTGAAGGTCCTTAAGGAGACTCCCCTGCCCTCTCGGAAAGACACGGACGTCGGTCCCCTTGTGCGCAATTTCGATGTTAAAAAGTGGGACTCACTGAGGCTCCGAGAAGTGGACAAGATCGCAGTCCCCCACGAGAGTGGCTCCTACCGAACGGGGGGTTCACGGATGGCAGCGCCAAGATGGATCGCCTTATTTATGGGTGTGTTACTGCCAACACTACTCCTGCTGCAGCCGCACAACCTTGAAGCCTACGTGCCCTCGCAGATTGAACCGCTTCTCACTGCCGTTTCCTCGCACCTTACTCACACTGGTGTGTACCTGCGGGAAATGACAATGTACACAAGTTTAATGGGTGCAGGTCAGGAATGTATTGCTAACTTAATTGACTCTACCGTCAGTTTTATTGGCAGTTTTAATTACTAG